In a single window of the Drosophila miranda strain MSH22 chromosome XL, D.miranda_PacBio2.1, whole genome shotgun sequence genome:
- the LOC108151567 gene encoding uncharacterized protein LOC108151567, translated as MQSPRIALVAGLVFITCLLPSTSEGFTESNETLKAAASAGHQYSGRTNITVLHEVNSDGEIPIDPPFTLNTHEVLPLKPLKKKPYLSLEKILPTLEYVKSHPLKEYELHPVTFDFNLGDLEDLEHEVIKKGDLTIKEQHVLGTETATGTELSYSPDPSPDEIDTVDVEIAKLQSTEPTTATLAATMTPASTSDSSPTPSTHILKILRNKSPPTAKIGRDLLKQSDDETQLKTLGSTINSITRYLGSNASAVGVNNSMAESIYGSPNYFQIVANLYDHFYWQISEIRTNVRTGCGLEMQAYLTALHSSYEWAQKAYDSSGRYRGQLLFGNDKWLGQLSFCYELNRQSTSEERKHIDLEFYVADVALHLPRLNRSMLLSLGECLPKSCSAHDVQSILSLDPYARMLIVLGSHNSSLHQPPLQVLHVRTVPGVYSHWRQLKFQVFISFMLTLLLVVIVASYYQMRIDERRLVAAPIAAISGKCDGSSGKSGNDYAVAFYGKPFELFQMRPLGGNATANVNGNAIDNLDMDVNGNRQPSGNSSDVSDGLTAGPDETGSNHMQATSTSASVARKSEMTDYQVETGSCAGVAGTYEAEQPIAFHQQVLLCFALQTNAKAILNIDKTKETHTSCLHGLRVFSVLWTMMVHTYLQMFAIGENKFERVITERSVWYQVIGNATFSVDSFFFISGLLVTLLYLKQERKHPSEPCHFVRRSCMESLMMLLYRYLRLTPVYLFVVIFNDFAVRQGLDSSVFQPAKIEHNTCRIYWWRNILYINNFFPQREMCMMWSWYMANEMQFYVMAALLLAFSRKYFKAVALTLIVFLFSSWSISGIVSLQHQYTHKVALPFESFDFLYDKPWQRVGSYIVGMFTGYALYKVKTPPQVSRRLNGALWATSVATLLIVIFGVWKGQLSTGSTAFYVGVGHTAFSCGLVWIVLSSCWGLAPTVNAILSYRVLWPLSRLTYCAYLIHPIIMFICSSHMSGTVHLSNLHILTLFLGNAVVSFGSAFVISALFEAPVIRILKICFKK; from the exons CAAGGAATACGAGCTGCACCCAGTCACGTTCGATTTTAATCTGGGCGATCTCGAGGATCTGGAGCACGAGGTCATTAAGAAGGGTGATCTCACCATAAAGGAACAGCATGTTCTGGGCACGGAAACGGCCACTGGCACTGAACTCAGTTATAGTCCCGATCCCAGTCCAGACGAAATTGACACCGTcgatgtagaaattgccaagctcCAGTCCACTGAGCCCACAACAGCCACATTGGCAGCAACCATGACGCCAGCTTCAACCTCAGACTCCTCGCCCACTCCCAGCACTCACATACTCAAGATCCTCAGAAATAAGTCTCCACCCACCGCAAAGATTGGACGGGATCTGCTCAAGCAAAGTGATGATGAAACGCAGCTGAAAACTCTGGGGAGCACCATCAACAGCATTACCCGCTATCTTGGGAGCAACGCCTCAGCCGTAGGAGTCAACAACAGCATGGCCGAAAGCATTTATGGGTCGCCCAATTACTTCCAGATCGTAGCCAATTTGTACGATCACTTCTACTGGCAGATCTCAGAGATCCGCACCAATGTGCGTACAGGCTGTGGCCTGGAGATGCAGGCCTACCTCACAGCCCTCCACTCCAGCTACGAGTGGGCCCAGAAAG CCTACGACTCCTCGGGTCGCTATCGGGGTCAGCTGCTCTTTGGGAACGATAAGTGGCTGGGCCAGCTCTCCTTCTGTTATGAGCTGAATCGCCAGAGCACCAGTGAAGAACGCAAGCACATCGACCTGGAATTTTATGTGGCGGATGTGGCCCTGCATCTGCCCAGACTGAATCGATCG ATGCTACTGAGTCTGGGCGAGTGCCTGCCCAAGTCGTGCTCGGCCCACGATGTGCAGTCCATACTCTCGTTGGATCCCTATGCCCGAATGCTAATTGTACTGGGGTCCCACAACTCCTCGCTGCATCAGCCTCCACTCCAAGTGCTGCACGTTCGCACTGTGCCAGGGGTGTACAGCCACTGGCGACAACTCAAGTTTCAGGTCTTCAT TAGCTTTATGCTCACCCTCCTGCTCGTCGTGATTGTGGCTTCATACTACCAAATGCGGATCGATGAGCGTCGCTTAGTGGCTGCGCCCATAGCCGCCATCAGTGGCAAGTGCGACGGATCCTCAGGCAAGAGTGGAAACGACTATGCAGTCGCCTTCTATGGCAAGCCTTTCGAACTCTTCCAGATGCGTCCGCTGGGTGGCAATGCCACTGCTAATGTCAATGGAAATGCCATTGACAACCTCGATATGGATGTCAATGGGAATAGGCAGCCCTCGGGAAATTCCAGTGATGTCTCAGATGGCTTGACTGCAGGCCCTGATGAGACTGGAAGCAACCATATGCAGGCCACCTCAACATCTGCCTCCGTGGCAAGGAAGTCGGAGATGACAGACTACCAAGTGGAGACAGGAAGTTGTGCTGGGGTGGCTGGCACATACGAGGCGGAGCAGCCCATTG CTTTCCACCAGCAGGTCCTTCTATGCTTTGCACTACAGACAAATGCCAAAGCCATACTGAACATTGACAAAACAAAAGAG ACTCACACCTCCTGCCTGCACGGACTGCGCGTCTTCTCCGTGCTGTGGACCATGATGGTGCACACCTATCTGCAGATGTTTGCCATAGGCGAGAATAAG TTTGAACGCGTGATCACGGAACGCTCGGTGTGGTATCAGGTGATTGGGAACGCCACATTCTCGGTGGACTCGTTCTTCTTCATCAGTGGTCTACTGGTCACACTTCTCTACCTCAAGCAGGAGCGCAAGCATCCCTCGGAGCCGTGCCACTTTGTGCGACGCAGCTGCATGGAAAGCCTGATGATGCTACTCTACCGCTATCTACGCCTCACGCCCGTATATCTCTTCGTGGTCATTTTTAATGACTTTGCGGTCAG ACAAGGCCTGGACTCGTCCGTGTTCCAGCCGGCCAAGATCGAACATAACACCTGCCGCATCTACTGGTGGCGCAACATCCTATACATCAACAACTTCTTTCCACAGCGCGAAATGTGCATGATGTGGAGCTGGTACATGGCCAACGAGATGCAGTTCTATGTGATGGCTGCCCTTCTTCTGGCTTTTTCCAGAAA ATACTTCAAGGCAGTGGCTTTGACGTTGATCGTTTTCCTGTTTAGCTCCTGGAGCATCTCGGGCATTGTGTCCTTGCAGCATCAGTACACTCACAAAGTAGCGCTTCCTTTCGAGTCCTTTGACTTTCTATACGATAAGCCCTGGCAACGTGTGGGATCCTATATTGTGG GCATGTTCACGGGCTACGCACTGTATAAGGTGAAGACGCCACCACAGGTATCCAGGCGCCTCAACGGAGCCCTTTGGGCGACCAGCGTGGCCACGCTTCTAATTGTCATATTCGGCGTCTGGAAGGGACAGCTGAGTACCGGGAGCACCGCCTTCTATGTGGGTGTCGGTCACACGGCCTTCAGCTGCGGACTGGTCTGGATCGTACTCTCCAGCTGCTGGGGCCTGGCGCCCACCGTGAATGCGATCCTCTCCTACCGTGTGCTGTGGCCCCTATCGCGCCTCACATACTGCGCCTACCTAATCCATCCGATCATAATGTTCATCTGCTCTTCACACATGAGCGGCACTGTTCACCTGAGCAACTTGCATATCCTCACTCTCTTCCTGGGTAATGCCGTCGTCTCCTTTGGCTCTGCCTTTGTTATTTCGGCCTTGTTCGAGGCGCCTGTCATTCGCATCCTCAAGATATGCTTCAAGAAGTGA
- the LOC108151149 gene encoding uncharacterized protein LOC108151149: MLKNSRFPKSTSNGERLLDWNRPPFELCDEECMLMALSISICVQILLMAYIAFTLLNPYAWRIHMYNEWQRQRFSNFIFGRLVLHLDTAQTLHLVGQQENGCQRARRMAMDAVQLFRRDAMKILYPAHDIRSVHIGDLYFVPDEEEKLIADAGYDLDNFEVTPDFLIHLLYPERVGHSCLSENP, from the coding sequence ATGCTGAAGAACTCCCGATTCCCAAAGTCAACTTCCAATGGGGAGAGGCTGCTGGACTGGAACAGGCCGCCATTTGAATTGTGCGACGAGGAATGCATGCTGATGGCGCTCAGCATCTCTATTTGCGTGCAGATCCTGCTCATGGCATACATCGCTTTCACCCTGCTCAATCCGTATGCTTGGCGAATCCATATGTACAACGAGTGGCAGCGCCAGCGTTTCAGCAACTTTATCTTTGGCCGTCTAGTGCTTCACTTGGACACAGCGCAGACCCTACATCTTGTTGGTCAGCAGGAAAATGGCTGTCAGAGGGCACGCAGAATGGCTATGGATGCAGTTCAACTATTTCGCCGGGATGCAATGAAGATCCTTTATCCCGCCCACGATATACGATCTGTTCATATCGGCGATTTGTATTTTGTGCCGGATGAGGAGGAGAAACTGATTGCTGACGCCGGCTACGACCTAGACAACTTTGAAGTCACTCCAGATTTCCTAATCCATTTACTCTATCCGGAACGGGTTGGACATTCCTGTTTATCAGAGAACCCATGA